The following are encoded together in the Bactrocera neohumeralis isolate Rockhampton chromosome 6, APGP_CSIRO_Bneo_wtdbg2-racon-allhic-juicebox.fasta_v2, whole genome shotgun sequence genome:
- the LOC126763090 gene encoding uncharacterized protein LOC126763090 isoform X1: MYVVLLLFTLSLGLTKGAVLPGKNSPLCKMAKYWGICVKQTPCIITVLLLSCIIPITFQYGSLAKQVTFDYDCSQIECATNTDSCPPDSIESEPAPAFDVLYGPEELMPRHDFYDEVDDLGDAVEQHFEELPMELNDVTALPVAANSTLGQLSDDRATKDLETEKGPELVLVKRQLRFDNGPTEAIDEHERMLQICCPTMTLESLQRRRRRRYSSVEDCKCKPCRELPQCANDEVAVRVHEAKGVPGDCCPTYVCAPKKECSDGDVQPYWRDACTRCSCHGENGPELCHNECPMNEMGEIETQRSCYASDSNEPMMHGSDWYENNWCTKCHCENGERECVGSLCMPTTCSNPVKIHGQCCPQCPVGVENILIAHENSTDTSKSSQAEKELQSESTSTTTVATILDNSTTKGSPELPALATSTLTSLETSSESSTVLIAIQKQSASSEEKTELAHPSSTTTDVSTTSTDVSASTTESTTTTRSIDDIASESYFGPVVHTSTEESSTSTHEILEQTGENTTQSVLEPQADISTSTSSSNSESTSTVEPTPTPAFVSSTSETVSTETSTYEASSSKENIKEFSTTSVSMADNSSTTVAASYKEITTSTETSQETPLAIDNAESTTTTNFKPTESTTTELDSISSTTGISSTTSADSTTTISTTPLISVETSSTHLYSLSTSSPLPSTASPQTSTTFTTNSPYSSTAATQTVSTVISWYTFSTSAPSPPIPQPTVYQPSVRQFFTRPEVRYIGATVFVAFTVICALAVWKFCMPSRSERLKNHYRTVPSSEATSLSHISSTSHSSMA; the protein is encoded by the coding sequence TTACTTTCGACTACGACTGCAGTCAAATAGAATGTGCTACGAATACCGACAGCTGCCCGCCAGATAGCATAGAAAGTGAACCTGCGCCTGCATTCGACGTACTGTATGGACCCGAGGAGCTTATGCCACGGCATGACTTCTACGATGAGGTGGATGATCTCGGCGATGCGGTGGAGCAACACTTTGAAGAACTACCAATGGAATTGAATGATGTTACAGCGTTGCCAGTTGCAGCAAATTCGACTTTAGGTCAGCTGTCCGATGATAGAGCCACAAAAGACTTAGAGACTGAAAAAGGACCTGAACTTGTGCTGGTGAAGCGTCAGCTACGCTTTGACAACGGTCCTACCGAAGCCATAGATGAGCATGAGCGCATGCTACAAATATGTTGTCCCACCATGACACTTGAGAGTCTACAACGACGTCGGAGACGACGTTATTCTAGTGTAGAAGATTGCAAGTGCAAGCCCTGCAGGGAACTACCGCAGTGTGCGAACGATGAAGTTGCCGTAAGAGTGCACGAGGCTAAAGGTGTACCAGGTGACTGTTGTCCAACTTACGTCTGCGCACCGAAAAAAGAATGTAGCGATGGCGATGTCCAACCCTACTGGCGTGATGCATGCACACGTTGCAGCTGCCATGGTGAAAATGGACCTGAACTTTGCCACAATGAGTGCCCCATGAATGAGATGGGCGAGATTGAAACACAGCGCAGTTGTTACGCTTCCGATTCGAATGAGCCCATGATGCATGGCAGCGATTGGTATGAGAATAATTGGTGCACCAAATGTCATTGTGAAAATGGTGAGCGTGAATGTGTAGGAAGTTTGTGTATGCCCACCACTTGCAGTAACCCCGTAAAAATACATGGACAATGTTGTCCACAGTGTCCGGTGGGTGTGGAAAATATATTGATTGCCCACGAGAACTCGACAGACACAAGTAAATCTAGCCAAGCTGAGAAAGAATTGCAAAGTGAATCTACAAGCACAACAACTGTAGCCACAATACTTGATAACAGTACCACTAAAGGCTCTCCGGAACTTCCTGCGCTAGCCACTTCCACTTTGACTTCCTTAGAGACGTCCTCAGAATCGTCAACAGTGCTTATTGCTATCCAAAAGCAGTCAGCGAGTAGTGAAGAGAAAACGGAGCTTGCACACCCTTCAAGTACAACCACTGACGTATCTACGACTAGCACTGACGTATCGGCGAGTACCACTGAATCCACAACCACCACAAGAAGCATTGATGATATTGCATCCGAGTCTTACTTCGGTCCTGTGGTCCATACATCCACTGAGGAGAGTAGTACTTCGACACATGAAATATTAGAACAAACTGGTGAAAATACAACGCAGTCTGTATTGGAACCACAAGCTGATATTTCTACGTCTACTTCTTCCTCAAATTCGGAATCGACATCCACTGTTGAACCAACACCGACGCCTGCATTTGTAAGCAGCACTAGCGAAACAGTTTCTACGGAAACTTCTACATACGAAGCGTCAAGCAGTAAAGAGAATATCAAGGAGTTCAGTACGACAAGCGTTTCAATGGCTGACAACTCTTCGACTACGGTTGCTGCTTCTTATAAAGAAATTACAACATCCACGGAAACTTCACAAGAAACACCGCTCGCCATTGATAATGCTGAGTCTACAACAACCACAAACTTCAAGCCAACTGAATCGACGACAACCGAACTAGATTCCATTAGTTCCACAACCGGAATTTCTAGTACCACTTCAGCTGATTCAACTACAACCATATCAACGACACCTTTAATATCTGTGGAGACAAGCTCTACACATCTTTACAGTCTCTCAACCAGCTCGCCTCTTCCCAGCACCGCAAGTCCACAAACATCCACCACTTTCACCACAAATTCACCATATTCCAGCACCGCAGCCACACAAACCGTTTCAACTGTCATCTCTTGGTACACATTCTCAACATCGGCACCCTCACCGCCCATACCACAGCCCACTGTCTATCAGCCCAGTGTACGACAGTTCTTCACTCGTCCCGAGGTGCGTTATATAGGCGCAACAGTATTTGTCGCTTTCACAGTCATATGCGCGCTGGCGGTGTGGAAATTTTGTATGCCATCACGTAGCGAAAGACTAAAAAATCATTATCGGACGGTGCCCAGCTCGGAAGCGACCAGTTTGAGTCACATCTCTAGTACGTCGCACTCTTCCATGGCATAG
- the LOC126763090 gene encoding uncharacterized protein LOC126763090 isoform X3, protein MYVVLLLFTLSLGLTKGAVLPVTFDYDCSQIECATNTDSCPPDSIESEPAPAFDVLYGPEELMPRHDFYDEVDDLGDAVEQHFEELPMELNDVTALPVAANSTLGQLSDDRATKDLETEKGPELVLVKRQLRFDNGPTEAIDEHERMLQICCPTMTLESLQRRRRRRYSSVEDCKCKPCRELPQCANDEVAVRVHEAKGVPGDCCPTYVCAPKKECSDGDVQPYWRDACTRCSCHGENGPELCHNECPMNEMGEIETQRSCYASDSNEPMMHGSDWYENNWCTKCHCENGERECVGSLCMPTTCSNPVKIHGQCCPQCPVGVENILIAHENSTDTSKSSQAEKELQSESTSTTTVATILDNSTTKGSPELPALATSTLTSLETSSESSTVLIAIQKQSASSEEKTELAHPSSTTTDVSTTSTDVSASTTESTTTTRSIDDIASESYFGPVVHTSTEESSTSTHEILEQTGENTTQSVLEPQADISTSTSSSNSESTSTVEPTPTPAFVSSTSETVSTETSTYEASSSKENIKEFSTTSVSMADNSSTTVAASYKEITTSTETSQETPLAIDNAESTTTTNFKPTESTTTELDSISSTTGISSTTSADSTTTISTTPLISVETSSTHLYSLSTSSPLPSTASPQTSTTFTTNSPYSSTAATQTVSTVISWYTFSTSAPSPPIPQPTVYQPSVRQFFTRPEVRYIGATVFVAFTVICALAVWKFCMPSRSERLKNHYRTVPSSEATSLSHISSTSHSSMA, encoded by the coding sequence TTACTTTCGACTACGACTGCAGTCAAATAGAATGTGCTACGAATACCGACAGCTGCCCGCCAGATAGCATAGAAAGTGAACCTGCGCCTGCATTCGACGTACTGTATGGACCCGAGGAGCTTATGCCACGGCATGACTTCTACGATGAGGTGGATGATCTCGGCGATGCGGTGGAGCAACACTTTGAAGAACTACCAATGGAATTGAATGATGTTACAGCGTTGCCAGTTGCAGCAAATTCGACTTTAGGTCAGCTGTCCGATGATAGAGCCACAAAAGACTTAGAGACTGAAAAAGGACCTGAACTTGTGCTGGTGAAGCGTCAGCTACGCTTTGACAACGGTCCTACCGAAGCCATAGATGAGCATGAGCGCATGCTACAAATATGTTGTCCCACCATGACACTTGAGAGTCTACAACGACGTCGGAGACGACGTTATTCTAGTGTAGAAGATTGCAAGTGCAAGCCCTGCAGGGAACTACCGCAGTGTGCGAACGATGAAGTTGCCGTAAGAGTGCACGAGGCTAAAGGTGTACCAGGTGACTGTTGTCCAACTTACGTCTGCGCACCGAAAAAAGAATGTAGCGATGGCGATGTCCAACCCTACTGGCGTGATGCATGCACACGTTGCAGCTGCCATGGTGAAAATGGACCTGAACTTTGCCACAATGAGTGCCCCATGAATGAGATGGGCGAGATTGAAACACAGCGCAGTTGTTACGCTTCCGATTCGAATGAGCCCATGATGCATGGCAGCGATTGGTATGAGAATAATTGGTGCACCAAATGTCATTGTGAAAATGGTGAGCGTGAATGTGTAGGAAGTTTGTGTATGCCCACCACTTGCAGTAACCCCGTAAAAATACATGGACAATGTTGTCCACAGTGTCCGGTGGGTGTGGAAAATATATTGATTGCCCACGAGAACTCGACAGACACAAGTAAATCTAGCCAAGCTGAGAAAGAATTGCAAAGTGAATCTACAAGCACAACAACTGTAGCCACAATACTTGATAACAGTACCACTAAAGGCTCTCCGGAACTTCCTGCGCTAGCCACTTCCACTTTGACTTCCTTAGAGACGTCCTCAGAATCGTCAACAGTGCTTATTGCTATCCAAAAGCAGTCAGCGAGTAGTGAAGAGAAAACGGAGCTTGCACACCCTTCAAGTACAACCACTGACGTATCTACGACTAGCACTGACGTATCGGCGAGTACCACTGAATCCACAACCACCACAAGAAGCATTGATGATATTGCATCCGAGTCTTACTTCGGTCCTGTGGTCCATACATCCACTGAGGAGAGTAGTACTTCGACACATGAAATATTAGAACAAACTGGTGAAAATACAACGCAGTCTGTATTGGAACCACAAGCTGATATTTCTACGTCTACTTCTTCCTCAAATTCGGAATCGACATCCACTGTTGAACCAACACCGACGCCTGCATTTGTAAGCAGCACTAGCGAAACAGTTTCTACGGAAACTTCTACATACGAAGCGTCAAGCAGTAAAGAGAATATCAAGGAGTTCAGTACGACAAGCGTTTCAATGGCTGACAACTCTTCGACTACGGTTGCTGCTTCTTATAAAGAAATTACAACATCCACGGAAACTTCACAAGAAACACCGCTCGCCATTGATAATGCTGAGTCTACAACAACCACAAACTTCAAGCCAACTGAATCGACGACAACCGAACTAGATTCCATTAGTTCCACAACCGGAATTTCTAGTACCACTTCAGCTGATTCAACTACAACCATATCAACGACACCTTTAATATCTGTGGAGACAAGCTCTACACATCTTTACAGTCTCTCAACCAGCTCGCCTCTTCCCAGCACCGCAAGTCCACAAACATCCACCACTTTCACCACAAATTCACCATATTCCAGCACCGCAGCCACACAAACCGTTTCAACTGTCATCTCTTGGTACACATTCTCAACATCGGCACCCTCACCGCCCATACCACAGCCCACTGTCTATCAGCCCAGTGTACGACAGTTCTTCACTCGTCCCGAGGTGCGTTATATAGGCGCAACAGTATTTGTCGCTTTCACAGTCATATGCGCGCTGGCGGTGTGGAAATTTTGTATGCCATCACGTAGCGAAAGACTAAAAAATCATTATCGGACGGTGCCCAGCTCGGAAGCGACCAGTTTGAGTCACATCTCTAGTACGTCGCACTCTTCCATGGCATAG
- the LOC126763090 gene encoding uncharacterized protein LOC126763090 isoform X2 yields MAKYWGICVKQTPCIITVLLLSCIIPITFQYGSLAKQVTFDYDCSQIECATNTDSCPPDSIESEPAPAFDVLYGPEELMPRHDFYDEVDDLGDAVEQHFEELPMELNDVTALPVAANSTLGQLSDDRATKDLETEKGPELVLVKRQLRFDNGPTEAIDEHERMLQICCPTMTLESLQRRRRRRYSSVEDCKCKPCRELPQCANDEVAVRVHEAKGVPGDCCPTYVCAPKKECSDGDVQPYWRDACTRCSCHGENGPELCHNECPMNEMGEIETQRSCYASDSNEPMMHGSDWYENNWCTKCHCENGERECVGSLCMPTTCSNPVKIHGQCCPQCPVGVENILIAHENSTDTSKSSQAEKELQSESTSTTTVATILDNSTTKGSPELPALATSTLTSLETSSESSTVLIAIQKQSASSEEKTELAHPSSTTTDVSTTSTDVSASTTESTTTTRSIDDIASESYFGPVVHTSTEESSTSTHEILEQTGENTTQSVLEPQADISTSTSSSNSESTSTVEPTPTPAFVSSTSETVSTETSTYEASSSKENIKEFSTTSVSMADNSSTTVAASYKEITTSTETSQETPLAIDNAESTTTTNFKPTESTTTELDSISSTTGISSTTSADSTTTISTTPLISVETSSTHLYSLSTSSPLPSTASPQTSTTFTTNSPYSSTAATQTVSTVISWYTFSTSAPSPPIPQPTVYQPSVRQFFTRPEVRYIGATVFVAFTVICALAVWKFCMPSRSERLKNHYRTVPSSEATSLSHISSTSHSSMA; encoded by the coding sequence TTACTTTCGACTACGACTGCAGTCAAATAGAATGTGCTACGAATACCGACAGCTGCCCGCCAGATAGCATAGAAAGTGAACCTGCGCCTGCATTCGACGTACTGTATGGACCCGAGGAGCTTATGCCACGGCATGACTTCTACGATGAGGTGGATGATCTCGGCGATGCGGTGGAGCAACACTTTGAAGAACTACCAATGGAATTGAATGATGTTACAGCGTTGCCAGTTGCAGCAAATTCGACTTTAGGTCAGCTGTCCGATGATAGAGCCACAAAAGACTTAGAGACTGAAAAAGGACCTGAACTTGTGCTGGTGAAGCGTCAGCTACGCTTTGACAACGGTCCTACCGAAGCCATAGATGAGCATGAGCGCATGCTACAAATATGTTGTCCCACCATGACACTTGAGAGTCTACAACGACGTCGGAGACGACGTTATTCTAGTGTAGAAGATTGCAAGTGCAAGCCCTGCAGGGAACTACCGCAGTGTGCGAACGATGAAGTTGCCGTAAGAGTGCACGAGGCTAAAGGTGTACCAGGTGACTGTTGTCCAACTTACGTCTGCGCACCGAAAAAAGAATGTAGCGATGGCGATGTCCAACCCTACTGGCGTGATGCATGCACACGTTGCAGCTGCCATGGTGAAAATGGACCTGAACTTTGCCACAATGAGTGCCCCATGAATGAGATGGGCGAGATTGAAACACAGCGCAGTTGTTACGCTTCCGATTCGAATGAGCCCATGATGCATGGCAGCGATTGGTATGAGAATAATTGGTGCACCAAATGTCATTGTGAAAATGGTGAGCGTGAATGTGTAGGAAGTTTGTGTATGCCCACCACTTGCAGTAACCCCGTAAAAATACATGGACAATGTTGTCCACAGTGTCCGGTGGGTGTGGAAAATATATTGATTGCCCACGAGAACTCGACAGACACAAGTAAATCTAGCCAAGCTGAGAAAGAATTGCAAAGTGAATCTACAAGCACAACAACTGTAGCCACAATACTTGATAACAGTACCACTAAAGGCTCTCCGGAACTTCCTGCGCTAGCCACTTCCACTTTGACTTCCTTAGAGACGTCCTCAGAATCGTCAACAGTGCTTATTGCTATCCAAAAGCAGTCAGCGAGTAGTGAAGAGAAAACGGAGCTTGCACACCCTTCAAGTACAACCACTGACGTATCTACGACTAGCACTGACGTATCGGCGAGTACCACTGAATCCACAACCACCACAAGAAGCATTGATGATATTGCATCCGAGTCTTACTTCGGTCCTGTGGTCCATACATCCACTGAGGAGAGTAGTACTTCGACACATGAAATATTAGAACAAACTGGTGAAAATACAACGCAGTCTGTATTGGAACCACAAGCTGATATTTCTACGTCTACTTCTTCCTCAAATTCGGAATCGACATCCACTGTTGAACCAACACCGACGCCTGCATTTGTAAGCAGCACTAGCGAAACAGTTTCTACGGAAACTTCTACATACGAAGCGTCAAGCAGTAAAGAGAATATCAAGGAGTTCAGTACGACAAGCGTTTCAATGGCTGACAACTCTTCGACTACGGTTGCTGCTTCTTATAAAGAAATTACAACATCCACGGAAACTTCACAAGAAACACCGCTCGCCATTGATAATGCTGAGTCTACAACAACCACAAACTTCAAGCCAACTGAATCGACGACAACCGAACTAGATTCCATTAGTTCCACAACCGGAATTTCTAGTACCACTTCAGCTGATTCAACTACAACCATATCAACGACACCTTTAATATCTGTGGAGACAAGCTCTACACATCTTTACAGTCTCTCAACCAGCTCGCCTCTTCCCAGCACCGCAAGTCCACAAACATCCACCACTTTCACCACAAATTCACCATATTCCAGCACCGCAGCCACACAAACCGTTTCAACTGTCATCTCTTGGTACACATTCTCAACATCGGCACCCTCACCGCCCATACCACAGCCCACTGTCTATCAGCCCAGTGTACGACAGTTCTTCACTCGTCCCGAGGTGCGTTATATAGGCGCAACAGTATTTGTCGCTTTCACAGTCATATGCGCGCTGGCGGTGTGGAAATTTTGTATGCCATCACGTAGCGAAAGACTAAAAAATCATTATCGGACGGTGCCCAGCTCGGAAGCGACCAGTTTGAGTCACATCTCTAGTACGTCGCACTCTTCCATGGCATAG